The genomic segment ATCAGGGGTCTTGTTCTCACTGATGGCGCAAATTGGCGAACAAGTCGACTTTCTGCGTTTCATGCCAGAAAAAAATAAACACAATCGCGTCAAATGGTGGGCAGCTTTGCTTTCTGCCGGACCGGGTTGGATAGTGGTAGGCGCGTTAAAAATTTTAGTGGGATGTTTTTTGGTCGTACTCGCGCTAAACGCTGGAGTCGAAGACGAAGTCGCTGGCGATCCTATTCAAATGTACCAAGTCGCCTTTTCTTATGTAACTTCTTCGCCATTGGTTGCCTTATCGCTAGCGGGGATCTTCGTCATTGTTTGCCAGCTAAAAATCAACGTGACCAATGCTTATGCAGGTTCCATTGCATGGTCTAACTTCTTCTCTCGCTTAACTCACAGCCATCCTGGGCGAGTAGTCTGGTTGGTCTTTAACGTAGTCATCGCACTACTTATTATCGAGTTAGGCATTTATTCAGCTATTGAAAATATATTGGGCATCTACTCCAATGTTGCAGTAGCTTGGGTGGGCGCCTTAGTCGCTGACTTAATAATCAATAAACCTCTGGGCTATAGCCCCAAACATATCGAGTTTAAGCGAGCTCATCTATTTGATATTAACCCGGTGGGAGTGGGTTCAATGGTCATTGCCTCCAGCCTTGGCATTTTTTGTTATACCGGACAACTAGGTGATACCGTTCAAGCATTAGCTCCTTTCATCGCGCTCGTGGTCGCTTTTGTCTCTTCACCAATGATCGCCTTTCTCACCAAAGGACGTTACTATTTGGCGCGCGATAACGAGCTTGCGTTGGCACAACATGGCGACTGTCGCGTCTGCCAAAATCATTTTGAAGTAGAAGATTTAGCCTATTGCCCCGCCTATGGAGGCGCGATCTGCTCACTATGTTGTACGTTGGATGCCCGTTGTCAGGACCAATGCAAGCCTCACGCAAGTTTTGGTCAGCAATTGAGTCAATTTGTAAAACTCATACTCCCCAGCTCAATCTCTTCAATGATGAACACCCGACTGCTGCAATTTAGCGGTTTTATGATAATTATTGGCGGGCTTATTTCAGGACTTTTCTACCTAGTGTATTTGGGAGTACCTATCAGCGAGCTTGAAGCCCGAGAACTGATATCGACCACCCTTAGCCATGTATTCTTTTTGCTGATGATTATTGTAGGAGTATTAGTCTGGCTATTTGTTTTAGCCAATGATAGTCGCCAGCTTGCATTCACCGAATCGCTTCGCCAAACCGAACTACTCAGCCAAGAAATATCGGCCCACGAGATCACCGACCAAGCTTTACAGCAAGCCAAAGAAACCGCAGAATTGGCAAACCAAGCCAAGAGCCGTTACCTCACTGGGATTAGCCACGAACTGCGAACCCCACTTAATTCAGTCTTGGGCTACGCACAACTGTTGGAAAATGCCCCTAACTTGCTTCCTGCTCATGCAGCCAAAATCTCACGAATTAAACGCAGTGGTGAACACTTAGCCGACATTATTGAAGGACTGCTCGACATTTCGCGAATTGAAGCAGGTAAACTAGAGATCCAGCGTGACAAAGTCGCGATTAATGAATTACTCGACGATTTGGTCGAGATGTTTAGCCTACAAACCAAAGAAAAAGACATCAGCTTCAACTATCAACCTAGTCCCTATCTGCCCAATTTCGTTTACGCCGATGAAACCCACTTACGACAAATACTAATTAACCTACTCTCAAATGCCGTTAAATTTACTCAACAGGGTGGCGTATCATTTAGCGTACACTACCGCAGTCAAGTCGCTGAGTTTACTATTCAAGACAGCGGTCCCGGCATTGAAAAGAGCGATCAAGCTAGAATATTCAAACCCTTTAAGCGGGTGCGAAAACTTGACACACCACAACCACCAGGAACTGGTCTTGGTCTGACGATTACCCAATTGCTCACCGACATTATGGGCGGCAATATTAGTCTTACCAGCACAATGGGTAAAGGCAGCTGTTTCAAATTGAGCTTAATGCTGTCAAGCATTGAAAACGAAGGTCCCAGCCAAATACCACAAACGAAAGTCAAATCGTATAAAGGTCCCTCAAAAACGTTAATGATAGTCGATGATGATTCAAATCACCGTAACTTGGTGAGCGAACTGCTTTCTCCTTTGGGTTTTGTGGTGAAAGAGGCCAGTGATGCGATTGATTGCCTAGGCAATCCCCAACTCGGTGACATCGATTTATTCCTTCTAGATATCTCTATGCCGGAAATGAATGGCTGGCAACTACTGGAAAAACTGCGTGATAAAGGGCTTGATGTACCCATAATTATGGTATCGGCTGACGCCTATGATGCACCGCTATTAGAGCACTCACAGCGCCAATTACATAACGATTATTTAGCCAAACCAATCCGAGACAATGTGTTACTTGATAAAATCGCTAACGCCTTAAAAGTCAAATGGACGTATCACGATACTTACAAGCGCTCACCCAAGATAATCCCCCCTATCGAAGCCAGCACCGTTTCCTTAAGCCAAGAACAACGCAAACAATTGAAGGAGATCTGGGAAATGGCTCAATTAGGATTTGTTCATGGAATAGACAAAATTCTAACTAATTTAGAGTGTGACCCTAGCCTATTGGTACATACTCCCACACTCCGAAAAAACTTAGAGCAATATCAGTTTTCAAAAATTAGAGATTATTGTGAGAAGGTGTTAGCAACATGAGTACGATTGATACAAAAGGAATAGTTTTAGTCGTAGATGACTCGGCAGAATCCGTGGGTATGTTAAACGCAGCCTTAGTTGAGCAAGGTTATACTGTACTCATCGCCATGGATGGGCAACAAGCTATAAACATTACCGAGCGTATTACCCCAGACTTAGTGTTAATGGACGCATTGATGCCCAACATGAATGGCTTTGAAGCGTGCCAGTTACTAAAAGACAACGATGAACTGAGTGACTTACCCATCATATTCATGACCGGACTAAGCGACAGCGAGTCGGTTATTAAAGGCTTAGAATCCGGTGGCGTAGATTATCTCAACAAACCGATTAAGCTGGACGAACTGCTAGCTCGAATTAAAGTCCACCTTACCAACGCTCGACTCACCCGCAGCGTGCGCGGTGCATTGGATGAAATAGGTCAAGCTACTCTCACCTTTACCAGCGGCGGCATCGCATGGATGAGCAGTAAAGCCAAACAGGTACTGAATACGATTGATATCGATAACACCGAAGTCAACAGCAACTTCACAAAGCAAATCCAACGCTGGCTCAGCCACTCCCCAAGAAAACACAGTAGCCTAAACCTGCAACAGCTCAGCAAACCCCTTCAACTTAAGTATCTTGGCCAATCCTCTCCAGGGGAACATCTACTGCGCCTGTTAAACAATGACGAACAAAGTATTCGTGAGTCACTGCGCCAACGCTTTAAACTCACAGAGCGCGAGTCAGAAGTGACTTTTTGGCTAACTAAAGGCAAAACCAACCGAGAAATTGCACAGATTTTAACGATGAGTCCAAGAACCGTAAATAAACACCTAGAAGCGATTTTTCAAAAGCTAGAAGTCGACAATCGCACCAGTGCCACCGCTTTGTGTTTGGAGTATTTCAATGATCATTAAATGAATTTGTAACCCCAACCTCTGCAGGTTCAATTACCGGCAATATCATGGCGGTTGAGATTCAAGATGAATCTGGTGATAACCAGTATTTGCTACGTTTGGTACAGAAAGGCAGTCAGGGTCGATACTGGCTAAAAGCCAGCAACCCTGACTATGCATTAATGCCTACGAATCAATCGATGAAGACGTTTGCGAGGTTAAAGCGAGTCATGTGATTACTTTGGCTCAATTCGCAATGGTCAATACTGAATCTGCAATAGACTTAAGCTTAGCCAAGTCCTCTGTTTGCGATACATCAAGGTCTAATGTTTCACCACTTTCATTTCTTAAGCTATAGATAAATATGCCATGTTGATATTCGATGTAGAGTGATGCATTTTGCCATGCAAGCAGAACAACAGCAGGCTGCTTTTGCTTACCTATGCCATCACTGTACTCAATCTCATTTGCAAACGTTGACAAATGATTTTGTAATTCCAGATAAAGCGCGTAAGTTCTTAGCCCTGCATAACGACCTGACATCACCTTACCTTTCAGCAGGTAGATTTCATCGCCACCTAAACGAATCTGCCGCTCACTAGAGTAACTAATAATTTTGGGGTATTGGTTCACGTACTTACGCCAGTCTTGGCAGTTCGCGTTGTCAATAATTGCCCGCATCCCCTGTTCTTCTTCACCCGTCTTAAGCTTATCGAGCAATTCAAATAAGATTGCACACAGTGATTCATTGTTAAACACACGACGCCAGTTTTCATAACGAGCACGGGCATTACCTGTAATATTTCGACAGAAACTGTGGTTACGATGAGACGGTTTCACTAAGTACAAGCCCGTTGTCAGCAATGCTCGCTGCATTAAGAAATCCGGCGTTTCTAAATAATCTTCAAATAGTACTGCGGCTTTGCGAGCTAATTCTTCAAATCGATCGGCATCATAACTGCCATCTTCCTGTTTAGCACCAAGCAGTAGAAAGCCGATTTGATGATAGAAATAGCGGTGATTTTCGTATTTGGCGAAACGCTCTCGCCACGCATTGTCTTGAACAATCAGGCTGGCTTTTAAGATCTCTTCGCTACGCTGATTTTCATTGAAAAAGCGCCATTCTGAACTGTCTAATGTAGCGATACTCGCCAGTACATTGGTGACCTCGACACTTTCAATAATGCGATTAAGTGCATGTGAAGAACTGACATAGTTCATCGTAATATCGTATGTGATATTTACGCTTAGTCGCATGGTGACCGATAACCAATCTGACAATTCATCAATCAGTTCATCACTCCACGAGCTTTCAACCAAGTCTTGCTCAAACACTTTTTGAACAAACAGATAAAGCGCGGAGAAGCGAGCTTGGTTTTGAAGGCTACGATCGCGTAGCACACCCACAAAAATGCTGTGACACTGCTGCCATACCTTCGCTAACTTACTGTCTGCAGGTGCCAGTTGCAGTTGATGGCAAAGGGAAAGCAACATACCAATCTTGTTTAAGGTTTGCCCTTCAAAGCAATGACGTTCTTTATAGGCCTGTGTTGGAATAAAAGCATTGTCACGACAGGCGAGTAACCAGACGTTATCGAGACTTTCCAGATTACCTTGAGATGGTTTGAGCAATAACGCGCTATTTAATTGAGCGACGCTCTTAAAGCAGCTCAAAAACAGATTATCGATTTCGTATTCACCGCTATCGCGAAGCTTCCAAAAGACATCGGTCCATTCCTTATCCATCAACGCCCAGAAACCTTCGGTCAATTGGAGATCAGTTCGTTCCTCTACATAACTTTGCAACCAAGCTTTAAAATTCTCAAACTCAGTGAGAGGACGCCCACGAGCATTCATCTTGATGTAAAGTTC from the Vibrio hippocampi genome contains:
- a CDS encoding hybrid sensor histidine kinase/response regulator, yielding MDEQHILKTRRNYNRWVANQTMEDYALRFTAKSARQWSSFRVANTALGAISFLALEAIGGALMLKFGFSNAMAAILVVSAIIFICGAPVSYYAARYGVDIDLLTRGAGFGYIGSTITSLIYASFTFIFFAIEAAIMGSALELLFSIPLSIGYLISAVVVIPLVTHGITFISRFQLWSQPIWVILQLLPFAFILWHESSNINQWTQFQGHQQQSPGFDLHLFGAASGVLFSLMAQIGEQVDFLRFMPEKNKHNRVKWWAALLSAGPGWIVVGALKILVGCFLVVLALNAGVEDEVAGDPIQMYQVAFSYVTSSPLVALSLAGIFVIVCQLKINVTNAYAGSIAWSNFFSRLTHSHPGRVVWLVFNVVIALLIIELGIYSAIENILGIYSNVAVAWVGALVADLIINKPLGYSPKHIEFKRAHLFDINPVGVGSMVIASSLGIFCYTGQLGDTVQALAPFIALVVAFVSSPMIAFLTKGRYYLARDNELALAQHGDCRVCQNHFEVEDLAYCPAYGGAICSLCCTLDARCQDQCKPHASFGQQLSQFVKLILPSSISSMMNTRLLQFSGFMIIIGGLISGLFYLVYLGVPISELEARELISTTLSHVFFLLMIIVGVLVWLFVLANDSRQLAFTESLRQTELLSQEISAHEITDQALQQAKETAELANQAKSRYLTGISHELRTPLNSVLGYAQLLENAPNLLPAHAAKISRIKRSGEHLADIIEGLLDISRIEAGKLEIQRDKVAINELLDDLVEMFSLQTKEKDISFNYQPSPYLPNFVYADETHLRQILINLLSNAVKFTQQGGVSFSVHYRSQVAEFTIQDSGPGIEKSDQARIFKPFKRVRKLDTPQPPGTGLGLTITQLLTDIMGGNISLTSTMGKGSCFKLSLMLSSIENEGPSQIPQTKVKSYKGPSKTLMIVDDDSNHRNLVSELLSPLGFVVKEASDAIDCLGNPQLGDIDLFLLDISMPEMNGWQLLEKLRDKGLDVPIIMVSADAYDAPLLEHSQRQLHNDYLAKPIRDNVLLDKIANALKVKWTYHDTYKRSPKIIPPIEASTVSLSQEQRKQLKEIWEMAQLGFVHGIDKILTNLECDPSLLVHTPTLRKNLEQYQFSKIRDYCEKVLAT
- a CDS encoding response regulator transcription factor, producing MSTIDTKGIVLVVDDSAESVGMLNAALVEQGYTVLIAMDGQQAINITERITPDLVLMDALMPNMNGFEACQLLKDNDELSDLPIIFMTGLSDSESVIKGLESGGVDYLNKPIKLDELLARIKVHLTNARLTRSVRGALDEIGQATLTFTSGGIAWMSSKAKQVLNTIDIDNTEVNSNFTKQIQRWLSHSPRKHSSLNLQQLSKPLQLKYLGQSSPGEHLLRLLNNDEQSIRESLRQRFKLTERESEVTFWLTKGKTNREIAQILTMSPRTVNKHLEAIFQKLEVDNRTSATALCLEYFNDH
- a CDS encoding DUF262 domain-containing protein, translated to MSVKQTFWQLLDKYQIEIPIIQRDYAQGRNDSKAKQIREGFVKSLHSVVTDTNNSQDLDFIYGSVHNDTLTLLDGQQRLTTLFLLHWYIAAGCGCLANAEVKLQRFSYKTRVSSREFVDSLLLFGSEIDILNCEDTLSSAIIDSHWFFSVWRNDPTVQSMLTMLDEIHRVFIYELAGGKALWELLTSETNPPITFHFLEMKEFSLTDELYIKMNARGRPLTEFENFKAWLQSYVEERTDLQLTEGFWALMDKEWTDVFWKLRDSGEYEIDNLFLSCFKSVAQLNSALLLKPSQGNLESLDNVWLLACRDNAFIPTQAYKERHCFEGQTLNKIGMLLSLCHQLQLAPADSKLAKVWQQCHSIFVGVLRDRSLQNQARFSALYLFVQKVFEQDLVESSWSDELIDELSDWLSVTMRLSVNITYDITMNYVSSSHALNRIIESVEVTNVLASIATLDSSEWRFFNENQRSEEILKASLIVQDNAWRERFAKYENHRYFYHQIGFLLLGAKQEDGSYDADRFEELARKAAVLFEDYLETPDFLMQRALLTTGLYLVKPSHRNHSFCRNITGNARARYENWRRVFNNESLCAILFELLDKLKTGEEEQGMRAIIDNANCQDWRKYVNQYPKIISYSSERQIRLGGDEIYLLKGKVMSGRYAGLRTYALYLELQNHLSTFANEIEYSDGIGKQKQPAVVLLAWQNASLYIEYQHGIFIYSLRNESGETLDLDVSQTEDLAKLKSIADSVLTIAN